A window of Bacteroidota bacterium contains these coding sequences:
- the cyaB gene encoding class IV adenylate cyclase, with protein sequence MTYLNVEIKAKCNNAGKVRDYLLNNNADFRGTDLQTDTYFNVKNGRLKLREGNIENNLIYYERNNQAGPKSSSFILTKILDAEKLKESLASADGIKVVVKKKREIYYIKNVKFHIDEVDGLGAFVEIEAGNIGADLSKDELQEQCEFYMQQFGIEEKDLIEVSYSDMLM encoded by the coding sequence ATGACTTATTTGAATGTGGAGATAAAGGCAAAATGCAATAATGCCGGAAAAGTGAGGGACTACCTACTTAATAATAATGCTGATTTCAGGGGTACCGATCTCCAAACCGATACTTATTTTAATGTAAAGAATGGCCGCCTAAAGCTGCGGGAAGGGAATATTGAAAACAACCTGATCTATTACGAACGAAATAACCAGGCAGGGCCAAAAAGTTCCTCATTTATACTAACTAAAATACTTGATGCTGAAAAACTCAAAGAAAGTCTTGCCTCTGCCGACGGAATAAAAGTGGTGGTAAAAAAGAAAAGAGAGATCTATTATATTAAAAATGTAAAGTTTCATATTGATGAGGTAGATGGGTTGGGAGCCTTTGTAGAAATAGAAGCGGGGAATATTGGTGCAGACTTATCCAAAGATGAATTACAAGAACAATGTGAGTTTTATATGCAGCAATTTGGTATTGAGGAAAAAGATTTAATAGAAGTATCCTACAGTGATATGCTGATGTAA
- the dnaG gene encoding DNA primase yields the protein MISPATIQQILGRIDIIDVIGGFIKLKKRGTNYLGLCPFHNEKTPSFTVSPAKEIYKCFGCGRSGNTISFIMEHEKYSYVEALRWLASKYGVEIEEINVSNEQKELKLTADSLYIINNFAQQFFTKQLFETEEGQDIALAYFKERGFREDIIRKFQLGYSPEQRDAFTKAAKTAQYNEELLLKAGLVANRNEQLVDNYRGRVIFPIHNSSGKVLGFGARILKTNDKAPKYINTPENEIYVKSKILYGSYFARQAIDKANECLLVEGYTDVISLHQAGIENAVASGGTSLTIDQLRLIKKYTSNLTIVYDGDAAGVKAALRGLDMALEEGLNVKLVLIPDGDDPDSYVNKVGSAAFKEFVEKNKKDFIIFQLQVALKDAGGDSVKKSEVVNTIAETISRINKAEDFTKQQDYIKQCAEILKIDEEGLHSLVNKFIRNKISTQEKKLPFEEAKQFEDNAKQGAETDYDDRTFSLLFKDELQEKEIARILLEHGLKTYDGSKLIAEHLFEEMVDESLIDNTDVINLLNTFKTLLQADRSSADKNYFIYHNDTKLSTLAVSLLNVPYEESEHWKREFSQATGYQKGLFKLSYEDFSKAIKPENENELMNFLKTEEDKTHIEVDSALNYLKLRKIKRMIHENQADLEKPHTDKERQVLNSTHRHLKQMEMEITQKLGSVIVH from the coding sequence TTGATCTCCCCGGCAACCATACAGCAAATACTCGGCCGCATCGATATTATTGATGTGATCGGCGGCTTTATAAAACTGAAAAAAAGAGGTACCAACTATCTTGGCCTCTGCCCCTTTCACAATGAAAAAACGCCATCCTTTACTGTTTCACCGGCAAAAGAAATCTATAAATGTTTTGGTTGCGGCCGCAGTGGCAATACGATCAGCTTCATTATGGAGCATGAAAAATATTCCTATGTTGAAGCTTTAAGATGGCTGGCCAGTAAATATGGAGTAGAGATTGAGGAGATCAATGTATCTAATGAACAAAAAGAGTTAAAGCTTACTGCAGACAGTCTCTATATCATCAACAATTTTGCCCAGCAGTTCTTCACCAAACAACTTTTTGAAACAGAGGAAGGCCAGGATATCGCTTTGGCTTATTTTAAAGAAAGAGGATTCAGAGAAGATATCATCCGAAAATTTCAATTAGGCTATTCACCTGAACAACGGGATGCATTTACAAAAGCAGCAAAGACTGCACAATACAATGAGGAGTTACTATTAAAAGCCGGCCTGGTTGCTAATCGCAATGAGCAATTAGTTGACAACTATCGTGGCCGTGTAATTTTTCCTATACATAACAGCAGTGGTAAAGTATTAGGATTTGGTGCAAGGATTTTAAAAACGAATGATAAAGCACCGAAGTATATCAATACCCCGGAAAATGAGATCTATGTAAAAAGTAAAATCCTTTACGGTTCTTATTTTGCCCGGCAGGCAATTGATAAAGCCAATGAATGTTTACTTGTAGAAGGATATACGGATGTAATCTCATTACACCAGGCAGGAATTGAAAATGCTGTGGCAAGTGGCGGCACTTCATTAACTATTGACCAACTCAGGCTGATAAAGAAATATACCAGTAACCTTACAATAGTTTATGATGGTGATGCTGCCGGTGTAAAAGCTGCTTTGCGTGGATTGGACATGGCTTTAGAAGAAGGACTGAATGTAAAACTGGTACTAATACCTGACGGCGACGATCCTGATAGTTATGTAAATAAAGTTGGCTCTGCGGCATTCAAAGAGTTTGTTGAAAAAAATAAAAAAGACTTTATCATCTTCCAGTTACAGGTAGCGCTGAAAGATGCAGGTGGCGACTCTGTGAAGAAATCAGAAGTTGTAAATACTATTGCCGAAACCATTTCACGGATCAATAAGGCTGAAGATTTTACTAAACAGCAGGATTACATCAAGCAATGCGCTGAGATATTAAAGATTGATGAAGAAGGTTTGCATTCGCTGGTGAATAAATTTATCCGGAATAAGATCTCTACGCAGGAAAAGAAACTGCCTTTTGAAGAAGCAAAACAGTTTGAAGATAATGCAAAGCAGGGTGCAGAAACAGATTACGATGACAGAACTTTTTCATTGCTATTTAAAGATGAGTTGCAAGAAAAAGAAATTGCAAGAATATTACTTGAGCATGGATTAAAAACCTATGATGGTTCAAAACTCATCGCAGAACACCTGTTTGAAGAAATGGTGGATGAATCATTGATCGATAACACGGATGTAATAAATCTTTTAAACACTTTTAAAACGTTATTACAGGCCGACAGATCCAGCGCTGATAAAAACTATTTTATTTACCACAATGACACAAAACTGAGCACTCTTGCAGTATCCCTGCTGAATGTACCTTATGAAGAAAGTGAACATTGGAAACGGGAATTCAGCCAGGCAACCGGCTACCAGAAAGGCCTGTTTAAATTGAGTTACGAAGATTTTTCAAAAGCTATCAAACCTGAAAATGAAAATGAGTTAATGAACTTTCTCAAAACTGAAGAAGACAAAACACATATCGAGGTTGATTCGGCATTAAACTACCTCAAGCTTCGAAAAATAAAAAGGATGATACATGAAAACCAGGCTGACCTTGAAAAACCGCATACAGATAAGGAGCGCCAGGTGTTAAACAGTACACATCGTCATCTTAAACAAATGGAAATGGAGATCACTCAAAAGTTGGGATCAGTTATTGTTCATTGA
- a CDS encoding DUF342 domain-containing protein, which produces MVTVDISQLSAECNAWREALRSGKEVLNNDKNQLQSAASQSLSKEKLEQVEHLHNQFHIQLINIHDLKQSIKTHDRKVQFEASANGGQVYEETLEEHENLNDEYENLQQTLKELQEEFSEFLKQAN; this is translated from the coding sequence ATGGTAACAGTAGACATCTCACAGCTCTCTGCGGAATGCAATGCCTGGAGAGAAGCATTACGTTCCGGTAAAGAAGTTCTTAACAACGACAAAAATCAATTGCAATCGGCAGCCTCGCAAAGCCTCTCCAAAGAAAAGTTAGAACAAGTAGAACATCTCCACAATCAGTTTCACATTCAGCTTATCAACATTCACGATCTTAAGCAATCCATCAAAACACACGACAGGAAAGTACAGTTTGAAGCTTCGGCTAATGGTGGCCAGGTGTATGAAGAAACACTGGAAGAGCATGAAAACCTGAATGATGAATATGAAAATCTGCAACAGACATTAAAAGAATTGCAGGAGGAGTTCAGTGAATTTTTAAAACAAGCGAATTAA
- a CDS encoding elongation factor G, with protein sequence MPEFDTSHVKNIVLLGHAGCGKTSLAECMLYEAGLITRKGNIAERNTTGDYHELEQERGNSIFSKLMHTKWRGYKINIIDTPGFSDFIGEVISALRVADTGVMIINGAAGVEVGTDIMWEYTERFKTPMIFAVNKLDDDNADFDKTVADAKNHFGAKVVVVQYPRQQGSGFHEIIDVLRMTMYHFKDAGGKPEKMPIPDEEKGKAETLHKELVEAVASNDEGLMEKYFDKGELDEDEMKEGMKKAMINHDLFPLFCLSAERNMGSGRLMGFIDNVCPSANEMPPQKTKSGDTLACDANGPACIFIYKTVSEPHVGELSFFKVYSGTIKSGMELENETTGVSEKINQLFLVEGNKRTPVNELVAGDIGATLKLKNTHTNNTLHSRGKNYELPSIEFPPSNMTVAIESTKKGEEEKLSIALHQLREEDPTLLVEVSSELKQTLIHCQGDMHLAVAKWKIGHNHKLDVKFEKPKIAYRETIRKMADANYRHKKQSGGAGQFGEVYLRIEPWHEGLAEPKDFNVRGRDTYDLDWGGKLVFYNCIVGGAIDARFLPSVLKGVMEKMHNGPLTGSYARDIRVCVYDGKMHPVDSNDISFKIAGLQAFRQAFQQADPQILEPIYHLEVLCPDDLTGAVMGDLQSRRAIVEGIDSEGHFQKIIAKVPLAEMEGYSSSLRSITQGKARFTMRQSGYEAVPFDIQRRLIDDYAKHAKEELV encoded by the coding sequence ATGCCTGAATTTGATACCTCACACGTAAAAAATATTGTCTTGCTCGGCCATGCCGGCTGCGGTAAGACATCATTAGCGGAATGCATGCTATATGAAGCAGGCCTGATTACCCGCAAAGGAAATATTGCTGAACGCAATACAACAGGAGATTACCACGAACTGGAACAGGAACGTGGTAATTCTATTTTTAGTAAACTGATGCATACCAAATGGCGTGGTTATAAAATCAATATCATTGATACGCCAGGCTTCAGTGATTTTATCGGTGAAGTGATCTCAGCACTTCGTGTCGCCGATACTGGTGTAATGATCATTAACGGAGCTGCCGGTGTTGAAGTTGGTACAGATATCATGTGGGAATATACCGAGCGGTTTAAAACGCCGATGATCTTTGCTGTGAATAAGCTTGATGATGATAATGCTGATTTTGATAAAACGGTTGCAGACGCCAAAAATCATTTTGGAGCTAAAGTCGTGGTTGTGCAATATCCCCGTCAACAGGGCTCCGGTTTCCATGAGATAATTGATGTACTGAGGATGACAATGTATCATTTTAAAGATGCAGGTGGCAAACCGGAAAAAATGCCAATACCGGATGAAGAAAAAGGAAAAGCAGAAACATTGCACAAAGAATTGGTAGAAGCTGTAGCCAGTAATGACGAAGGCCTGATGGAAAAATACTTTGATAAAGGGGAACTGGATGAAGATGAAATGAAAGAGGGAATGAAGAAAGCGATGATCAATCATGACCTGTTTCCTCTATTTTGTTTATCAGCCGAACGGAATATGGGTAGCGGCCGCCTGATGGGTTTTATTGATAATGTATGCCCTAGTGCTAACGAAATGCCCCCGCAAAAAACAAAATCGGGTGATACACTTGCATGCGATGCAAATGGCCCGGCCTGCATTTTTATTTATAAAACGGTAAGTGAACCGCATGTTGGTGAACTTTCCTTCTTTAAAGTGTATAGCGGTACAATAAAAAGCGGAATGGAACTGGAGAATGAAACAACAGGTGTTTCAGAAAAGATAAACCAGTTGTTTTTGGTGGAAGGTAACAAACGTACTCCTGTAAATGAGTTGGTGGCGGGTGATATCGGTGCTACATTGAAGTTAAAAAATACGCATACCAATAATACACTGCATTCCCGTGGTAAAAATTATGAACTGCCTTCGATTGAATTCCCTCCATCGAATATGACGGTGGCTATTGAGTCAACCAAAAAAGGAGAGGAGGAAAAGCTTTCAATAGCACTGCATCAGTTACGTGAAGAAGACCCAACATTATTAGTTGAGGTTTCATCGGAACTGAAACAAACATTGATACATTGCCAGGGAGATATGCATTTGGCAGTTGCTAAATGGAAGATCGGGCATAATCATAAACTGGATGTGAAGTTTGAAAAACCGAAGATAGCTTATCGTGAAACGATCCGTAAAATGGCTGATGCAAATTATCGACATAAAAAGCAAAGTGGTGGTGCCGGGCAGTTTGGTGAAGTGTATCTGAGGATAGAACCGTGGCATGAAGGATTGGCCGAACCAAAAGACTTCAACGTTCGTGGTCGTGATACCTATGATCTTGACTGGGGTGGTAAACTGGTTTTCTACAATTGCATTGTGGGTGGCGCAATTGATGCCAGGTTCCTTCCATCTGTTTTAAAAGGGGTGATGGAGAAAATGCATAATGGCCCGTTGACAGGCTCGTATGCCCGTGATATACGTGTATGTGTGTATGATGGTAAGATGCACCCGGTTGACAGCAATGATATCTCTTTCAAGATCGCAGGCTTGCAGGCATTCCGCCAGGCGTTCCAGCAGGCAGATCCGCAGATACTAGAGCCGATATATCACCTGGAAGTATTATGCCCCGATGATCTGACCGGTGCAGTAATGGGTGATCTGCAAAGCCGCAGGGCAATTGTAGAAGGCATCGACAGTGAAGGACATTTCCAGAAGATAATAGCTAAGGTTCCTTTAGCAGAAATGGAAGGATATTCATCATCATTGCGGAGCATTACCCAAGGCAAGGCAAGATTTACTATGAGGCAGAGTGGTTATGAAGCTGTGCCGTTTGATATTCAACGCAGGTTGATCGATGATTATGCTAAACATGCGAAGGAAGAGTTGGTATAA
- a CDS encoding NIPSNAP family containing protein, translating into MKNVLTYIICICCFTASANNKPSKEYYQITVYHFTSAQQEQVLDNYFQNALLPALHRYGYKNIGVFKSLANDTVTDKTVYLFIPLKSIDEPIKFKAKLEKDSTYSKAGSEYLKAVYTAPPYTRIEVILTEAFPLAPKMELPKLNGPKKERVYELRSYESATEKIFENKVKMFNEGDEIGLFKRLNFNAVFYSRVLSGSKMPNLMYMTTFENKADRDAHWKNFSADPYWKKLSSMEEYQHNVSHIDIYFLQPAEYSDF; encoded by the coding sequence ATGAAAAATGTCCTCACTTATATTATTTGCATTTGTTGTTTTACTGCATCTGCCAATAATAAACCTTCAAAAGAATATTACCAGATAACAGTTTATCATTTTACCTCGGCTCAACAGGAACAGGTATTGGATAACTATTTTCAAAATGCATTATTGCCGGCATTGCATCGTTATGGTTATAAAAACATTGGGGTATTCAAATCGCTGGCAAATGATACGGTAACTGATAAAACAGTTTATCTTTTTATACCACTCAAAAGCATTGATGAACCAATAAAATTTAAAGCCAAATTAGAAAAAGACTCAACTTACTCTAAAGCCGGCTCGGAATATTTAAAGGCAGTTTATACAGCACCGCCTTATACAAGAATTGAAGTAATATTGACTGAAGCATTTCCGCTTGCACCAAAAATGGAATTGCCCAAACTGAATGGTCCCAAAAAAGAAAGAGTGTATGAACTGAGAAGCTATGAAAGTGCTACAGAAAAGATCTTTGAGAATAAAGTAAAGATGTTTAACGAAGGAGATGAGATCGGTTTGTTCAAACGACTCAACTTTAATGCAGTGTTTTATAGCCGTGTGTTATCAGGATCTAAAATGCCTAACCTGATGTATATGACAACATTTGAAAATAAAGCTGACCGGGATGCACATTGGAAAAACTTTAGCGCCGACCCCTATTGGAAAAAGCTTTCATCAATGGAAGAATACCAGCATAACGTTTCGCATATTGATATTTACTTTTTACAGCCGGCTGAGTATTCGGATTTCTAA
- a CDS encoding gluconate 2-dehydrogenase subunit 3 family protein has product MKRRESLRLIATGAIAGGAIAAGCNTDDKKTPEALGVDPKFTIDRNPDELKNEKRLLAMDKFFTDHEMATITILADIIIPKDEVSGSASEAKVPEFIEFIVKDMPENQVPMKGGLRWLDMHCMKRFEKAFKDCSSAQQLEVVDDIAYPEITYKDEKGNKVTKGKVKPGMQQGVAFFSLMRNLTASGFYTSEIGVNDVGYKGNKPGTWNGVPDEVLKQYNVAYTEKELKECVSFEKKA; this is encoded by the coding sequence ATGAAAAGACGTGAATCACTCAGACTAATCGCTACCGGCGCCATTGCCGGGGGTGCTATTGCTGCAGGTTGCAATACTGATGACAAGAAAACACCTGAAGCTCTTGGTGTTGATCCAAAATTTACCATTGACCGCAACCCGGATGAACTGAAGAATGAAAAACGTTTGCTGGCAATGGATAAGTTTTTTACCGACCATGAAATGGCAACGATCACTATTCTCGCCGACATCATTATACCAAAAGATGAAGTGAGTGGTAGTGCCAGTGAAGCCAAAGTGCCGGAGTTCATTGAGTTTATTGTAAAAGACATGCCGGAAAACCAGGTGCCGATGAAGGGCGGCCTGCGTTGGTTAGATATGCATTGCATGAAACGTTTTGAAAAAGCATTCAAAGATTGCTCTTCTGCACAACAACTGGAAGTTGTAGATGATATTGCTTATCCCGAAATAACTTACAAGGACGAAAAAGGAAACAAAGTGACCAAGGGAAAAGTAAAACCCGGTATGCAGCAGGGTGTTGCCTTTTTTAGCTTAATGCGCAATCTTACCGCAAGTGGTTTTTATACTTCTGAAATTGGCGTAAACGATGTTGGCTACAAAGGCAATAAACCCGGCACATGGAATGGTGTACCAGATGAAGTACTGAAACAATATAATGTTGCTTATACTGAGAAAGAGTTGAAGGAGTGTGTAAGCTTTGAGAAAAAGGCATAG
- a CDS encoding GMC family oxidoreductase — MGDFQIKKQTKKYDAVIVGSGAGGGMAAYILANAGLKVCLLEAGFMYDPQKNVTQLKNPWESPRRGASTKFRPFGDFDASYYGWDIDEEPYTHEAGTDWKWWRARMLGGRTNHWGRISLRFGPKDFKRRSIDGLGDDWPIGYEDVKPFYDRIDKMIGIFGTNEGLENDPDGFFLKPPKPRLHELFIKNAATQAGVKVIPSRLSILTEPLPDNKDGRTACQFCGQCNRNCSYWKADFSSPNVLIYPAIKTGNVDVTANAMVREVLTNSEGLATGVSYISKDDMQEYQVEGKVVILAASACESARLLLNSKSQRHPNGLANNSNVVGKYLHDSTGAALGGLLPQLFDRKRYNEDGVGGLHIYSPWWLDNKKLDFPRGYHIEYWGGMGQPSYGFSWGIENLNGKYVVKGQEKQPGGYGKSLKEDYRFFYGCGIGMAGRGEAIPREDNFCAIDPNVVDKYGIPVLKFNVKWSDHEINQAKHMKETFKEVMHNMGAVITWGGDDDASNQYGLAKPGEIIHEAGTVRMGNDPKKSALNKWNQAHDCKNLFVVDGGAFVSQADKNITWTILALSMRASEYIIDEMKKNNL, encoded by the coding sequence ATGGGAGATTTTCAAATCAAGAAGCAAACAAAAAAGTATGATGCAGTGATCGTAGGTTCAGGTGCAGGAGGCGGTATGGCTGCCTATATACTTGCCAATGCAGGGCTAAAAGTATGCCTGCTGGAAGCAGGGTTTATGTATGACCCCCAGAAAAATGTTACTCAATTAAAAAATCCATGGGAAAGTCCGCGACGCGGTGCCAGCACCAAGTTCCGTCCCTTTGGTGATTTTGATGCAAGCTATTATGGTTGGGATATAGACGAAGAACCTTATACACATGAAGCCGGCACGGATTGGAAATGGTGGCGTGCAAGAATGTTGGGTGGACGTACTAATCACTGGGGGAGGATTTCATTGCGTTTCGGTCCGAAAGATTTTAAAAGAAGAAGTATTGATGGGCTTGGTGATGACTGGCCGATCGGTTATGAAGATGTAAAACCATTTTATGATCGTATTGATAAAATGATCGGCATCTTCGGCACCAATGAAGGTTTGGAAAATGATCCCGATGGATTTTTTCTGAAACCACCCAAGCCAAGATTGCATGAACTGTTTATTAAGAATGCAGCAACACAGGCCGGAGTAAAAGTAATTCCTTCACGACTTTCTATTCTTACTGAACCATTGCCCGATAATAAAGATGGACGTACTGCATGCCAGTTCTGCGGACAGTGTAACCGCAACTGTAGTTACTGGAAAGCAGACTTCTCCTCTCCTAACGTTTTGATCTATCCGGCTATAAAGACCGGTAATGTAGATGTAACTGCAAATGCGATGGTAAGAGAAGTGTTGACAAATAGCGAAGGGCTGGCAACCGGGGTTTCTTATATCAGTAAAGATGATATGCAGGAATACCAGGTAGAAGGGAAAGTGGTGATACTGGCTGCCAGTGCATGTGAAAGTGCAAGATTATTGTTGAATTCAAAATCACAACGTCATCCGAATGGATTGGCGAATAACAGTAATGTAGTTGGTAAATACTTGCATGATTCAACCGGTGCAGCACTTGGTGGTTTATTGCCGCAATTGTTCGATCGGAAAAGATATAATGAAGATGGTGTAGGTGGTTTGCATATTTATTCGCCATGGTGGTTGGATAATAAGAAGCTCGATTTCCCAAGAGGATATCATATTGAATATTGGGGTGGCATGGGCCAGCCATCTTATGGTTTTAGCTGGGGCATTGAAAACCTGAATGGAAAATATGTAGTGAAAGGACAAGAGAAGCAACCCGGTGGTTATGGCAAATCATTGAAAGAAGATTATCGTTTCTTCTATGGTTGCGGGATAGGAATGGCGGGTCGTGGTGAGGCGATACCAAGAGAAGATAATTTCTGTGCTATCGATCCGAATGTAGTGGACAAATATGGTATCCCCGTTTTAAAGTTCAATGTGAAATGGAGTGACCATGAAATAAACCAGGCGAAGCATATGAAAGAAACTTTTAAAGAAGTGATGCATAATATGGGTGCCGTTATAACATGGGGCGGTGATGATGATGCAAGTAATCAATACGGATTAGCAAAGCCCGGTGAAATTATTCATGAAGCAGGAACAGTACGGATGGGTAATGATCCAAAAAAATCTGCACTGAACAAATGGAACCAGGCGCATGATTGCAAAAACTTATTTGTTGTTGATGGCGGGGCATTTGTAAGTCAGGCGGATAAGAATATTACATGGACTATTCTTGCATTAAGCATGAGAGCTTCAGAATACATCATTGATGAAATGAAAAAGAATAATCTTTAA
- a CDS encoding pyrroloquinoline quinone biosynthesis protein PqqB: MGCLKDCCKKVLANPELKRFVTSLALIDPVNKKWWLFEATPDIKEQLQLFRKMTDSAYNFLPDGIFLTHGHIGHYTGLMQLGREVMNTNKVPVYVMPRMKTHLSLNGPWSQLVSLNNISLIDLNADSAIGITNEIFVTAFTVPHRDEFTETVGFNIKVNAYQTLFIPDIDKWNKFDRDIKELVKKSNLALLDGTFYKDGELIGRAMNEVPHPFIEESIQYFADMPATEKKKISFIHFNHTNPLLDESSAELNDVLTKGFMVSRQAELIILK, encoded by the coding sequence ATGGGCTGCTTAAAAGACTGCTGCAAAAAAGTATTGGCTAATCCTGAATTAAAAAGATTTGTTACATCATTGGCATTGATTGACCCAGTAAATAAAAAATGGTGGCTGTTTGAAGCAACTCCTGATATAAAAGAACAGTTACAGTTATTTAGAAAAATGACTGACTCTGCTTATAATTTTTTACCCGATGGCATATTTCTTACACATGGACATATCGGGCATTACACAGGTTTGATGCAATTGGGCCGCGAAGTAATGAACACCAATAAAGTTCCTGTGTATGTAATGCCTCGGATGAAAACGCATCTTTCATTAAATGGGCCATGGAGCCAACTGGTTTCATTGAATAATATTTCATTGATTGATCTAAATGCTGATTCTGCAATCGGAATTACTAATGAAATATTTGTTACTGCATTTACTGTCCCGCATCGTGATGAATTCACTGAAACAGTCGGGTTCAATATAAAAGTGAATGCATACCAAACACTTTTTATTCCTGATATTGATAAGTGGAATAAGTTTGACAGAGATATAAAGGAACTGGTGAAAAAATCTAACCTGGCTTTATTGGATGGAACATTTTATAAAGATGGCGAACTGATCGGCCGTGCAATGAATGAAGTACCGCATCCGTTCATTGAAGAAAGTATTCAATACTTTGCTGATATGCCTGCGACTGAAAAAAAGAAAATCAGTTTTATTCATTTCAATCATACTAACCCGTTGCTTGATGAAAGTTCTGCTGAACTAAATGATGTGTTGACAAAAGGATTTATGGTTTCAAGACAAGCCGAGTTGATAATACTGAAATAG
- a CDS encoding thiol reductase thioredoxin has translation MRNAIYIFITAILLSGCGVAENLISTPVSNAVVKNANGTEMLLGHCTRSCLMQKPFSDWFTPNYDNYKVDSSLTKEIGKLMKNKNMTIFLGTWCGDSKREVPRMLKILDAAGIKEKQYDIIFVSNEAELYKQSPQHEEKERNIKRVPTFIIPEGKNEQARIIESPKESLEKDLMKILQGKEYVPNYANL, from the coding sequence ATGCGTAATGCAATTTATATATTCATTACAGCCATTTTGCTGAGTGGTTGTGGTGTTGCCGAAAACTTAATTTCTACTCCTGTATCAAATGCGGTGGTGAAAAATGCCAATGGCACTGAAATGCTGTTAGGGCATTGTACTCGCAGTTGCCTCATGCAAAAACCATTTTCAGATTGGTTTACTCCAAACTACGATAACTATAAAGTAGATTCATCACTGACCAAAGAGATCGGAAAACTGATGAAGAATAAAAATATGACCATTTTTCTCGGTACCTGGTGTGGGGATAGCAAGAGGGAAGTACCTCGTATGCTGAAAATACTGGATGCAGCAGGCATCAAAGAAAAACAGTACGATATCATTTTTGTAAGTAATGAAGCTGAGCTATACAAACAAAGTCCGCAACATGAAGAAAAAGAAAGGAATATCAAACGGGTACCGACATTTATTATTCCCGAAGGAAAAAATGAGCAGGCAAGAATAATTGAATCTCCAAAAGAAAGTCTTGAAAAAGATCTGATGAAGATTTTACAGGGCAAGGAGTATGTACCAAACTATGCGAACCTGTAA